The Syngnathus scovelli strain Florida chromosome 13, RoL_Ssco_1.2, whole genome shotgun sequence genome has a window encoding:
- the LOC125979455 gene encoding UPF0729 protein C18orf32 homolog: MVCIPCIVIPVLLWVYKRFLEPILYPFISPIINTFWNKKAVQESGPNEKCNGTSKEPERNGEVTANGSTVASDKKTD; the protein is encoded by the exons ATGGTGTGCATTCCCTGCATTGTTATCCCTGTTCTGTTGTGGGTCTACAAGAGGTTCCTTGAGCCCATCCTCTATCCTTTCATCTCGCCCATCATCAATACATTCTGGAATAAAAAAGCAGTGCAAGAGTCTGGCCCAAATGAGAAGTGCAACGGGACATCCAAGGAG CCCGAACGCAATGGTGAGGTGACTGCCAATGGATCCACTGTGGCGAGCGATAAGAAGACGGATTGA
- the rad1 gene encoding cell cycle checkpoint protein RAD1, whose product MTQPQGYDEQYVLVASLDNARNLSNIVKAIAFKDYALFTATRNGLKVTVEDSKCLQANAFIQAEIFQEFTIKEDVVGLQINLTVLLDCLSIFGGSTVPGGVTTALRLCYRGYGYPLTLFLEEGGVVTVCKINTQEPEEPLDFEFCSSNVTNKVILLSESLKEAFSELDMTSEVLQITMSPSQPYFRLSTFGNSGSAHYDYPKDSDMMELFNCTSTQTNRYKMSLLKPSTKALALSSKVSVRTDSRGVLSLQYLVRNDDGQICFVDYYCCPDEEVDDDY is encoded by the exons ATGACGCAGCCGCAGGGCTACGATGAGCAATACGTGCTGGTGGCCAGTTTGGACAACGCTCGCAATCTGTCCAACATCGTTAAAGCCATCGCTTTCAAAGACTACGCCCTCTTCACCGCTACACGCAACGGCCTCAAAGTCACCGTAGAAGACTCCAAATGCCTTCAAGCTAATGCCTTCATACAG GCTGAAATCTTCCAGGAATTTACCATCAAGGAAGATGTGGTGGGATTGCAGATCAACCTCACAGTTCTCCTGGATTGTCTCAGTATTTTTGGAGGCAGCACAGTACCCGGTG GCGTGACAACCGCCCTGCGACTGTGCTACAGAGGCTACGGTTACCCCCTGACCCTGTtcctggaggagggaggagTGGTGACTGTTTGCAAGATCAACACACAAGAACCCGAGGAGCCACTTGACTTTGAGTTCTGCAGCAGCAACGTCACAAATAAG GTGATCCTATTGTCGGAGAGTTTAAAGGAGGCTTTTTCGGAATTAGACATGACCAGTGAGGTGCTACAGATTACCATGTCTCCAAGCCAGCCTTACTTTCG GCTGTCAACATTTGGCAACAGTGGAAGCGCTCATTACGATTACCCCAAAGATTCTGACATGATGGAGCTGTTCAATTGCACCAGTACGCAAACCAAcag ATACAAAATGTCCCTACTGAAACCATCCACCAAGGCGCTGGCGTTGTCTAGCAAAGTGTCTGTGAGGACCGACAGCAGGGGAGTCTTGTCGCTGCAGTACCTGGTCCGCAACGACGATGGACAGATCTGCTTTGTGGATTACTACTGCTGTCCCGACGAGGAAGTGGATGATGACTATTGA
- the bxdc2 gene encoding ribosome biogenesis protein BRX1 homolog, with the protein MSTRKRKRGGRLPGGKKAKKVETIADGGESADTQQEKKDEYIIPPPVSMGKWTNKERVLIFSSRGVSFRTRHLMQDLRSIMPHSRADTKMDRKDKLFVINEVCEMKNCNKCLFFEAKKKLDLYMWVSNSPHGPSAKFLVQNIHTLAELKMTGNCLKGSRPLLSFDPTFDKEPHYALLKELFIQTFSTPRYHPKSQPFVDHVITFTVVDNRIWFRNYQIIEEDAALVEIGPRFVLNLIKMFQGSFGGPTLYENSLFKSPNMHRRELHQAAAARVREKQLVKELQKMKKAEIKPEIISDMTDSVFDTPVPEKPVTIETEPPEPKAKNKTKKRKLFKRNRMQMARK; encoded by the exons ATGTCGACTCGCAAGCGAAAACGTGGAGGACGGTTACCCGGTGGAAAAAAGGCAAAGAAAGTAGAAACTATCGCAGATGGAGGCGAATCTGCTGACACCCAACAAGAGAAGAAAGATGAATACATCATTCCGCCGCCAGTTTCTATG GGAAAATGGACCAACAAAGAAAGGGTTCTCATCTTTTCCTCAAGAGGCGTTAGCTTCAGAACGAGACATTTAATGCAAGACCTGAGGAGCATAATGCCACATTCGAGAGCAG ATACCAAAATGGACAGAAAGGACAAGCTATTTGTTATTAACGAG GTGTGCGAGATGAAAAACTGCAACAAGTGCCTATTTTTTGAAGCCAAGAAGAAACTGGATCTCTACATGTG GGTGTCAAATAGCCCTCATGGACCCTCTGCAAAATTCCTCGTTCAGAATA TTCATACACTGGCTGAGCTTAAGATGACAGGGAACTGCCTGAAAGGATCCAGACCGCTCTTGTCTTTTGATCCT ACATTTGACAAAGAGCCCCACTATGCTTTACTGAAGGAACTATTCATTCAG ACTTTTTCCACGCCGCGTTATCACCCCAAGAGTCAACCTTTTGTGGACCATGTTATCACCTTCACCGTTGTAGACAACAGAATTTGGTTCAGGAACTACCAG ATCATCGAGGAGGATGCGGCGCTGGTGGAAATCGGACCTCGCTTCGTCCTCAATCTCATAAAGATGTTTCAGGGGAGCTTCGGGGGGCCCACGCTCTATGAAAATTCGTTATTCAAGTCGCCCAATATG CACCGACGAGAGCTTCATCAGGCGGCGGCGGCCCGCGTGCGCGAGAAGCAGTTGGTGAAGGAGTTGCAGAAGATGAAGAAAGCCGAGATCAAGCCGGAGATCATCAGCGATATGACGGACAGTGTCTTCGATACGCCGGTGCCAGAGAAACCCGTGACCATTGAGACAGAGCCACCAGAGCCCAAAGCGAAGAATAAGACGAAGAAGCGCAAACTGTTTAAAAGGAACAGGATGCAGATGGCGCGCAAGTAA
- the dnajc21 gene encoding dnaJ homolog subfamily C member 21 isoform X2 translates to MKCHYEVLGVKRDADDDDLKKAYRKLALKWHPDKNLDKAEEAAEHFKLIQAAYDVLSDPQERAWYDNHREALLKGGLSGDYEDDSTDLLQFFTVTCYSGYGDDEKGFYAVYRNLFESIVKEEMEHGNVEDDDDDEEFPPFGDSQSDYDTVVHIFYGYWQSFCTRKNFAWKEEYDTRQASNRWEKRAMEKENKKTREKARKERNELVRELVAFIRKRDRRVQAHRKEVEERNAEKTKKAQELRRQQKLSQAKLAEEYKEQSWAAMSELEKELQQMEAQYGEEFGDASESEDEELEIQKTNEEPLGPDGEQLDGDNINLDYYDALYCPACDKSFKSDKAMSNHERSKKHKEMVALLRQQLQHDDSLAPNLDQPEDVEQESKHLADGGEEEEEDRPRQKLSKKQKKKKRQQKAATSTPAEEQTESASDGKPISEEYPETFTEEVQGNIPEESSNPTEAEKDDHLPPAEPKSSVTSKTKKAESQDKPKNVKAHSGGEQFPEAVKLSCVTCNSEFSTRNKLFDHLKSSGHATALSSNSTASASRSKKDKRKNR, encoded by the exons ATGAAGTGCCATTACGAAGTCCTGGGAGTCAAACGGGACGCGGACGACGATGATCTGAAGAAAGCATATCGTAAATTAGCCCTGAAATGGCATcctg ATAAGAACTTGGATAAAGCCGAGGAAGCAGCGGAGCACTTCAAGCTGATTCAGGCAGCCTATGATGTCCTGAGTGACCCACAAGAGAGAGCATG GTATGACAATCATAGGGAGGCTCTGCTGAAAGGCGGCCTGAGCGGCGACTACGAGGATGACAGCACCGACCTGCTACAATTCTTTACTGTCACCTGTTACTCAGGCTACGGAGATGATGAAAAG GGCTTCTATGCAGTCTACAGGAATCTATTTGAATCAATCGTCAAGGAGGAGATGGAGCACGGAAATGTGgaagatgacgatgatgacgaggaGTTTCCGCCCTTTGGGGATTCTCAGAGCGACTACGATACA GTGGTCCACATCTTCTACGGTTACTGGCAGAGCTTTTGTACACGTAAGAACTTTGCCTGGAAAGAGGAGTATGATACGCGGCAGGCGTCCAACCGTTGGGAGAAGCGCGCCATGGAGAAGGAGAACAAGAAGACCCGGGAGAAGGCGCGCAAGGAGCGTAACGAGCTGGTTCGCGAACTGGTGGCCTTCATACGCAAGCGCGACCGCCGCGTGCAGGCGCACCGCAAGGAGGTGGAGGAGCGCAAtgcagagaagaccaagaaggcgCAAGAGCTGAGGCGTCAGCAGAAGCTCAGTCAGGCCAA GCTGGCAGAGGAGTACAAGGAGCAGAGCTGGGCGGCCATGTCGGAGTTGGAGAAGGAGCTGCAGCAAATGGAGGCTCAGTACGGGGAGGAGTTTGGAGACGCATCGGAAAGTGAAGACGAAGAGCTGGAAATTCAGAAGACTAATGAGGAACCGTTAG GTCCAGATGGAGAGCAACTGGATGGAGACAACATCAACCTCGATTATTATGATGCTCTCTACTGCCCAGCCTGCGACAAAtccttcaaatcagacaaagc CATGAGCAACCACGAGAGGTCCAAAAAGCACAAAGAGATGGTTGCGTTACTCCGGCAACAGCTTCAACATGATGATTCACTCGCTCCAAACCTGGACCAACCAGAGGATGTTGAGCAGGAAAGCAAACACTTAGCAGATggaggagaagaggaggaagaagatcgCCCAAGACAGAA AttgtccaagaagcagaagaagaaaaagaggcaACAGAAGGCCGCCACA AGCACTCCAGCTGAAGAGCAGACGGAGTCCGCCTCAGATGGTAAACCCATTTCAGAAGAGTATCCCGAAACCTTCACCGAAGAAGTCCAAGGAAATATTCCAGAGGAGTCCTCGAACCCTACGGAAGCCGAGAAGGACGACCATCTTCCTCCCGCTGAACCCAAgag TTCCGTCACATCCAAAACCAAAAAGGCAGAGAGTCAAGACAAACCAAAAAATGTCAAGGCACATTCGGGAGGAGAACAGTTTCCTGAG GCAGTAAAGCTGAGCTGCGTGACCTGTAACAGCGAGTTCTCCACCAGGAACAAACTTTTCGACCACCTCAAGTCCAGTGGCCACGCCACCGCTCTCTCCTCCAATTCGACGGCCTCCGCCAGTCGGAGCAAGAAAGACAAGCGAAAGAACAGATGA
- the dnajc21 gene encoding dnaJ homolog subfamily C member 21 isoform X1, which translates to MKCHYEVLGVKRDADDDDLKKAYRKLALKWHPDKNLDKAEEAAEHFKLIQAAYDVLSDPQERAWYDNHREALLKGGLSGDYEDDSTDLLQFFTVTCYSGYGDDEKGFYAVYRNLFESIVKEEMEHGNVEDDDDDEEFPPFGDSQSDYDTVVHIFYGYWQSFCTRKNFAWKEEYDTRQASNRWEKRAMEKENKKTREKARKERNELVRELVAFIRKRDRRVQAHRKEVEERNAEKTKKAQELRRQQKLSQAKLAEEYKEQSWAAMSELEKELQQMEAQYGEEFGDASESEDEELEIQKTNEEPLGPDGEQLDGDNINLDYYDALYCPACDKSFKSDKAMSNHERSKKHKEMVALLRQQLQHDDSLAPNLDQPEDVEQESKHLADGGEEEEEDRPRQKLSKKQKKKKRQQKAATSTPAEEQTESASDGKPISEEYPETFTEEVQGNIPEESSNPTEAEKDDHLPPAEPKSSVTSKTKKAESQDKPKNVKAHSGGEQFPEKAVKLSCVTCNSEFSTRNKLFDHLKSSGHATALSSNSTASASRSKKDKRKNR; encoded by the exons ATGAAGTGCCATTACGAAGTCCTGGGAGTCAAACGGGACGCGGACGACGATGATCTGAAGAAAGCATATCGTAAATTAGCCCTGAAATGGCATcctg ATAAGAACTTGGATAAAGCCGAGGAAGCAGCGGAGCACTTCAAGCTGATTCAGGCAGCCTATGATGTCCTGAGTGACCCACAAGAGAGAGCATG GTATGACAATCATAGGGAGGCTCTGCTGAAAGGCGGCCTGAGCGGCGACTACGAGGATGACAGCACCGACCTGCTACAATTCTTTACTGTCACCTGTTACTCAGGCTACGGAGATGATGAAAAG GGCTTCTATGCAGTCTACAGGAATCTATTTGAATCAATCGTCAAGGAGGAGATGGAGCACGGAAATGTGgaagatgacgatgatgacgaggaGTTTCCGCCCTTTGGGGATTCTCAGAGCGACTACGATACA GTGGTCCACATCTTCTACGGTTACTGGCAGAGCTTTTGTACACGTAAGAACTTTGCCTGGAAAGAGGAGTATGATACGCGGCAGGCGTCCAACCGTTGGGAGAAGCGCGCCATGGAGAAGGAGAACAAGAAGACCCGGGAGAAGGCGCGCAAGGAGCGTAACGAGCTGGTTCGCGAACTGGTGGCCTTCATACGCAAGCGCGACCGCCGCGTGCAGGCGCACCGCAAGGAGGTGGAGGAGCGCAAtgcagagaagaccaagaaggcgCAAGAGCTGAGGCGTCAGCAGAAGCTCAGTCAGGCCAA GCTGGCAGAGGAGTACAAGGAGCAGAGCTGGGCGGCCATGTCGGAGTTGGAGAAGGAGCTGCAGCAAATGGAGGCTCAGTACGGGGAGGAGTTTGGAGACGCATCGGAAAGTGAAGACGAAGAGCTGGAAATTCAGAAGACTAATGAGGAACCGTTAG GTCCAGATGGAGAGCAACTGGATGGAGACAACATCAACCTCGATTATTATGATGCTCTCTACTGCCCAGCCTGCGACAAAtccttcaaatcagacaaagc CATGAGCAACCACGAGAGGTCCAAAAAGCACAAAGAGATGGTTGCGTTACTCCGGCAACAGCTTCAACATGATGATTCACTCGCTCCAAACCTGGACCAACCAGAGGATGTTGAGCAGGAAAGCAAACACTTAGCAGATggaggagaagaggaggaagaagatcgCCCAAGACAGAA AttgtccaagaagcagaagaagaaaaagaggcaACAGAAGGCCGCCACA AGCACTCCAGCTGAAGAGCAGACGGAGTCCGCCTCAGATGGTAAACCCATTTCAGAAGAGTATCCCGAAACCTTCACCGAAGAAGTCCAAGGAAATATTCCAGAGGAGTCCTCGAACCCTACGGAAGCCGAGAAGGACGACCATCTTCCTCCCGCTGAACCCAAgag TTCCGTCACATCCAAAACCAAAAAGGCAGAGAGTCAAGACAAACCAAAAAATGTCAAGGCACATTCGGGAGGAGAACAGTTTCCTGAG AAGGCAGTAAAGCTGAGCTGCGTGACCTGTAACAGCGAGTTCTCCACCAGGAACAAACTTTTCGACCACCTCAAGTCCAGTGGCCACGCCACCGCTCTCTCCTCCAATTCGACGGCCTCCGCCAGTCGGAGCAAGAAAGACAAGCGAAAGAACAGATGA
- the agxt2 gene encoding alanine--glyoxylate aminotransferase 2, mitochondrial isoform X1 yields the protein MHKVTWSRSAPLRGLIKYHTAGGPLRQKSALKSTSADLLEMPPCNFTPQEYKGMSKERMMEIRRTICHPMTMKVTYYKKPVCIHQGHMQWLWDVDGRRYLDLFAGVATVSVGHCHPKVTAAAEQQLRKLVHTTNIYVYPTIHEYCEKLASNLPDPLKVIYLTNSGSEANDLAMCMARLYTGNFDIITFRGSYHGGSPQSMGLTAQQAYKYPVAIGLGCTNTMCPDVFRGPWGGSHCRDSPVQTTRECNCAQGQCVANEHYIEQLKETFVTSVSSRIAAFFAEPIQGVGGAVQYPKNFLKEAYKLVRERGGVCIADEVQTGFGRTGSHFWGFQGHDILPDIVTMAKGIGNGFPMGAVVTTREIADKFAQGVHFNTFGGNPLACAIASSVIDTIQEEGMQQNSLKVGTYLMLELAKLRDKYDIIGDVRGKGLQIGVEMVRDKASREPLPAQEMAAIFEDIKDMGVLIGKGGLYGQIFRIKPPMCITMADADFFLSVFNKSIQNFVARR from the exons ATGCACAAGGTAACTTGGAGTCGCTCCGCGCCATTGAGAGGCCTGATTAAGTACCACACAGCGGGAG GGCCGTTGCGTCAGAAATCAGCCTTGAAAAGCACTTCTGCAGACCTGTTGGAGATGCCTCCATGCAACTTCACACCACAAGAATACAAG GGGATGTCCAAAGAGCGTATGATGGAGATCCGTCGGACCATCTGCCATCCTATGACCATGAAGGTGACCTACTATAAGAAGCCAGTGTGCATCCATCAGGGTCACATGCAGTGGCTGTGGGATGTGGATGGAAGACGCTATCTGGATCTCTTTGCTGGCGTGGCCACAGTCAGCGTGGGCCACTGCCACCC AAAAgtgacggcggcggcggagcaGCAGCTGAGGAAGCTTGTACACACCACCAACATCTACGTTTATCCTACTATCCACGAGTACTGTGAAAAACTAGCGTCCAACTTGCCTGATCCTCTCAAG GTAATCTACCTGACCAATAGCGGCTCAGAGGCTAACGACCTTGCCATGTGTATGGCCCGACTGTACACTGGCAATTTTGACATCATCACTTTCAG AGGATCGTATCACGGAGGTAGCCCGCAGAGCATGGGTCTGACTGCACAACAAGCTTACAAGTACCCCGTCGCAATCGGCTTAGGCTGCACAAAT ACCATGTGTCCTGATGTGTTCAGAGGTCCCTGGGGGGGAAGCCACTGCAGGGACTCTCCTGTGCAGACCACCAGAGAATGTAACTGTGCTCAAG GCCAGTGTGTAGCAAACGAGCACTACATCGAACAACTCAAAGAGACGTTTGTTACCAGCGTCTCTAGTCGAATTGCTGCTTTCTTTGCTGAGCCTATTCAG GGAGTTGGTGGTGCTGTGCAGTACCCGAAAAACTTTCTGAAGGAGGCGTACAAACTCGTGAGAGAGAGAGGCGGCGTCTGCATTGCTGATGAG GTGCAAACAGGATTTGGTCGAACAGGGAGCCATTTTTGGGGATTCCAAGGTCACGACATCCTTCCTGATATCGTGACCATGGCCAAGGGCATCGGGAACGGCTTCCCGATGGGAGCAGTGGTTACGACACGGG AGATTGCAGATAAGTTCGCACAGGGCGTTCACTTCAACACCTTTGGAGGAAACCCACTGGCTTGTGCCATCGCGTCATCTGTCATTGAT ACTATTCAAGAAGAAGGAATGCAGCAGAACAGTCTAAAGGTCGGGACCTACTTGATGTTGGAACTCGCCAAGCTCAGAGACAAGTATGACATCATCGGGGACGTCCGTGGCAAAGGCTTGCAGATTGGTGTGGAAATGGTTCGAGACAAG GCTAGCAGAGAACCGCTGCCGGCCCAGGAAATGGCCGCCATCTTTGAGGACATCAAAGACATGGGCGTTCTCATCGGGAAAGGAGGACTTTACGGACAG ATTTTCCGCATCAAACCGCCCATGTGCATCACGATGGCGGACGCAGATTTTTTCCTGTCTGTTTTCAACAAGTCCATCCAGAATTTTGTGGCGAGAAGATGA
- the agxt2 gene encoding alanine--glyoxylate aminotransferase 2, mitochondrial isoform X2, with protein sequence MQLHTTRIQGDNKHVAVRLPGMSKERMMEIRRTICHPMTMKVTYYKKPVCIHQGHMQWLWDVDGRRYLDLFAGVATVSVGHCHPKVTAAAEQQLRKLVHTTNIYVYPTIHEYCEKLASNLPDPLKVIYLTNSGSEANDLAMCMARLYTGNFDIITFRGSYHGGSPQSMGLTAQQAYKYPVAIGLGCTNTMCPDVFRGPWGGSHCRDSPVQTTRECNCAQGQCVANEHYIEQLKETFVTSVSSRIAAFFAEPIQGVGGAVQYPKNFLKEAYKLVRERGGVCIADEVQTGFGRTGSHFWGFQGHDILPDIVTMAKGIGNGFPMGAVVTTREIADKFAQGVHFNTFGGNPLACAIASSVIDTIQEEGMQQNSLKVGTYLMLELAKLRDKYDIIGDVRGKGLQIGVEMVRDKASREPLPAQEMAAIFEDIKDMGVLIGKGGLYGQIFRIKPPMCITMADADFFLSVFNKSIQNFVARR encoded by the exons ATGCAACTTCACACCACAAGAATACAAGGTGACAACAAGCATGTTGCAGTCCGCCTCCCG GGGATGTCCAAAGAGCGTATGATGGAGATCCGTCGGACCATCTGCCATCCTATGACCATGAAGGTGACCTACTATAAGAAGCCAGTGTGCATCCATCAGGGTCACATGCAGTGGCTGTGGGATGTGGATGGAAGACGCTATCTGGATCTCTTTGCTGGCGTGGCCACAGTCAGCGTGGGCCACTGCCACCC AAAAgtgacggcggcggcggagcaGCAGCTGAGGAAGCTTGTACACACCACCAACATCTACGTTTATCCTACTATCCACGAGTACTGTGAAAAACTAGCGTCCAACTTGCCTGATCCTCTCAAG GTAATCTACCTGACCAATAGCGGCTCAGAGGCTAACGACCTTGCCATGTGTATGGCCCGACTGTACACTGGCAATTTTGACATCATCACTTTCAG AGGATCGTATCACGGAGGTAGCCCGCAGAGCATGGGTCTGACTGCACAACAAGCTTACAAGTACCCCGTCGCAATCGGCTTAGGCTGCACAAAT ACCATGTGTCCTGATGTGTTCAGAGGTCCCTGGGGGGGAAGCCACTGCAGGGACTCTCCTGTGCAGACCACCAGAGAATGTAACTGTGCTCAAG GCCAGTGTGTAGCAAACGAGCACTACATCGAACAACTCAAAGAGACGTTTGTTACCAGCGTCTCTAGTCGAATTGCTGCTTTCTTTGCTGAGCCTATTCAG GGAGTTGGTGGTGCTGTGCAGTACCCGAAAAACTTTCTGAAGGAGGCGTACAAACTCGTGAGAGAGAGAGGCGGCGTCTGCATTGCTGATGAG GTGCAAACAGGATTTGGTCGAACAGGGAGCCATTTTTGGGGATTCCAAGGTCACGACATCCTTCCTGATATCGTGACCATGGCCAAGGGCATCGGGAACGGCTTCCCGATGGGAGCAGTGGTTACGACACGGG AGATTGCAGATAAGTTCGCACAGGGCGTTCACTTCAACACCTTTGGAGGAAACCCACTGGCTTGTGCCATCGCGTCATCTGTCATTGAT ACTATTCAAGAAGAAGGAATGCAGCAGAACAGTCTAAAGGTCGGGACCTACTTGATGTTGGAACTCGCCAAGCTCAGAGACAAGTATGACATCATCGGGGACGTCCGTGGCAAAGGCTTGCAGATTGGTGTGGAAATGGTTCGAGACAAG GCTAGCAGAGAACCGCTGCCGGCCCAGGAAATGGCCGCCATCTTTGAGGACATCAAAGACATGGGCGTTCTCATCGGGAAAGGAGGACTTTACGGACAG ATTTTCCGCATCAAACCGCCCATGTGCATCACGATGGCGGACGCAGATTTTTTCCTGTCTGTTTTCAACAAGTCCATCCAGAATTTTGTGGCGAGAAGATGA
- the prlra gene encoding prolactin receptor a gives MRTILELTYLLLLFITPHAKGLSPPGKPTLTSCRSPEKETFTCWWQPGSDGGLPTTYALYYRKESSDVVHECADYSTGGENSCFFNKNDTSIWVNYIISVVATNQLGSAFSDPVDIDVVYIVQPNPPENVSLNIMEDKGWPFLRVVWEPPRQADTRSGWITLIYELRIRSEGENEWETHVAGQQKLFNIFSLRSGTLYLVQVRCKPDHGFWSEWSSESQIFFPDYLPREKSAWIIITAFCTSIFLITCLLHMNSRSLKHCLLPPVPGPKIKGFDQQLLKKGTSKDIFNALVLSNFPLMSSSNNEDLLVEYLEVYISEEREAMLEGSKDLDGRGFKSESSTSESSTSDSDSGRGSCDSHTLLMEKCGRPKEHEDGARAEREDWGDARVDTGDRTWTSVFTSPPKRSSHSLSDSLPQHLGPSQVCKQIKARSDGNIAASDHKLSPDRWSVEYVGVQTVVEDDVVILQPRENCSPPPSFQKRDYSRVKQVGSDNMLLLLQKVSEGTADGHEGGMSFGATSQKSATMAASDYVDTSAGFPVTTS, from the exons ATGAGAACCATTCTGGAATTGACCTACCTGCTGTTGCTGTTCATCACACCACACGCTAAAG GTCTCAGTCCGCCGGGGAAGCCCACATTGACCAGCTGTCGCTCTCCTGAAAAAGAGACCTTCACTTGCTGGTGGCAGCCTGGTTCAGACGGAGGACTGCCTACCACGTACGCTCTGTACTACCGCAAGGAAAG CTCTGACGTTGTGCACGAGTGCGCCGACTACTCCACTGGCGGCGAGAACTCGTGCTTCTTCAACAAGAACGACACATCCATCTGGGTCAACTACATCATCAGCGTGGTGGCTACCAACCAACTGGGCAGCGCCTTTTCCGACCCGGTGGACATCGACGTGGTCTACATCG tCCAGCCCAACCCTCCTGAGAACGTGTCACTGAACATCATGGAGGACAAAGGCTGGCCCTTCCTGCGAGTGGTGTGGGAGCCGCCCCGTCAGGCCGACACTCGCTCTGGCTGGATCACACTCATCTATGAGCTTCGTATCCGGTCCGAGGGGGAAAACGAGTGGGAG ACTCACGTGGCTGGCCAGCAGAAGCTGTTCAACATTTTTAGCCTTCGCTCCGGCACCTTGTACCTCGTTCAGGTGCGCTGCAAACCCGACCACGGCTTTTGGAGTGAATGGAGCTCTGAGTCCCAAATCTTTTTTCCTGACT ATTTGCCTCGAGAAAAATCAGCATGGATCATCATCACAGCTTTTTGCACTTCCATCTTCCTCATCACCTGTTTGCTGCACATGAATAGTCgcag CTTGAAACACTGCCTTCTGCCGCCAGTCCCTGGTCCTAAAATAAAAGGATTTGATCAACAGCTTCTGAAG AAAGGCACCTCCAAAGACATTTTCAACGCGCTAGTGCTGTCCAACTTTCCCCTGATGTCATCGTCTAATAACGAGGACCTGTTGGTGGAGTATCTGGAAGTGTACATCTCAGAAGAGCGGGAGGCCATGTTGGAAGGGAGCAAGGACCTCGACGGGCGCGGCTTCAAGTCGGAAAGCTCTACGTCGGAGAGCTCCACGTCCGACAGCGACTCGGGCCGGGGTAGCTGTGATAGTCACACCTTGCTGATGGAGAAGTGCGGCCGGCCCAAAGAACACGAAGACGGCGCGCGGGCCGAACGGGAAGACTGGGGGGATGCGAGGGTAGACACGGGAGATAGGACATGGACTTCTGTGTTTACCAGCCCCCCAAAGCGGTCTTCTCACAGCCTCTCCGACAGCCTCCCTCAGCATCTGGGGCCCTCGCAGGTGTGCAAGCAAATCAAAGCCCGTAGCGACGGCAACATCGCTGCGTCCGATCACAAACTTTCGCCCGATCGTTGGTCCGTGGAGTACGTGGGCGTGCAGACGGTCGTGGAGGATGACGTGGTCATCCTCCAGCCGAGGGAGAACTGCTCCCCGCCGCCCTCTTTTCAGAAGCGAGACTACAGCCGGGTGAAGCAGGTGGGCAGCGACAACATGTTGCTGCTGCTCCAGAAAGTGTCGGAAGGAACGGCGGACGGGCACGAGGGTGGGATGAGCTTTGGCGCCACGAGCCAGAAGAGCGCCACCATGGCAGCAAGCGATTATGTCGACACGTCCGCTGGATTTCCAGTGACAACGTCCTGA